Within Anopheles nili chromosome 3, idAnoNiliSN_F5_01, whole genome shotgun sequence, the genomic segment CCTTCACGACGTCTCCATCACGGAATTCCCACTGCTTCTTGTGATCTCCGGTGTGCGGGTCATCTACGCCATACTCGAAGCTGTACTTGGGGTAGGCGTTGTACTCGTCGTACTTCTTGGCATATCCGGAATCGTGCTGACCGTACTGGTAGTTGTCGTACAGGTGTGAGCCGTGCTTTCCACCGTACAGGGTGCTGTAGTCGTTACCCTCGCTATAGCTAGTGGCTGGAGCTTCGTGATGGTGGTACTCATGCGACTCCCCGAGGTACTTGTCGTTGCTCAGCACAAGCTGTGGCTCTTCTTGGTGGTAGTGATGATGATCCTGCAGCAGCTCGACCGGATAGGACACGGCCAGCTGAGGTTCCGGCACATGATGCACGTGCTCCAGCATGTGATGGTGCTCCGGGACGTGATGATGCTTCGTGACGAAGGCATACTGGGCTGGTTCAACCGGGGCCGACTGGACGGCCGTCGCCGCCAGGATGGCAATAGCTGATACAAACTATGGTGGGAATATGAGAAATTAGACATATACTAGGTTGCTATTGAGAGGATGTTGAAGATACATCTAGCTATCAATGTGTAACCCTGCTAGGAATACTTCACTATACGAAACTTGGTTTGTTTATGCATTTCGTTGCataaagaaaaattgaaacatggAAAGGTAAGGTCTGTTTGATCCCAAAGTAATTCAAGAAGATGTCATTAAAAATTCCATTTTCAAACTCTTTGAATGCTCTAGAAGAACCTTCTTGTCCCTgatatgaaacatttcatgaaTACAGGTCACGAAACAATATTCTAGGCATAACTGATCTAAAATTATTCCCAAAATATATCTAGAACGTTGGTAGTCAATTGTTCATTGCCTTGTCAATTATATTATCTAACTAATAATTCTGACATTTAGTCAAGCTCTGTACTCTGAACACAGTAACTTTTCTGAGTAACAAGGAATCACTGGAATAATTTGCCACTTCACTGGAGTTCACTGtatcaaatgaaaaaccccacaaTATTAATGCTAAGATTTCGATGATTTTGTGTACAGTATAGCACTGTGCAAACTCACTCGCAACATTCTGAAGGCGACACTAGACACCGACTGTTCTACCGTGATACGTGAAACTGAAGAAACACTGCGGCTGCGGAACTGTACTGTACTCACTGCACCTCAACTGGCTCGTCTGATGGTGTTCTGAGTTCAGTCGAACGGTTTTATAAGGGTTCGAGGTGGATGCACACGCCACTCAAACGCACACGGGTCCGCCCTGCTCCAACCGTGCAACTGATTCTCGAGGACATCCACGCCTCACCACACGGCCCACGCTCCGGTTCAAAGAACTTCCAAACGGACCTCTTCGGGCAATTAATTGACGCCGGCCTAAacgtgcgcgcgctcgcaaGTTTGTGTGAGTATGGGTAATTTTCCGAGCCTAACAAACGTGCAAGGGTACGCGTGGTTCGATGTTCTCGCGGTTCGCGGGTCGAAAACCGTGGccataaaaattaacaacacCTTCGAAGCGCGCACGGCCAAATCCCCATCGCTCTCCGTCCGGTGGACAATGGATGTCTTCAGCgggcgttttccacccatttccagcggatggaagcaaaaaataagaaaaaaactccTGCAGCAGTTCGGCggcgaaagaaacgaaagaaaaaaaaatgacgccAAACTACGTCAGTGGGTCACCATTGGGACCGTGAAGGGgtttgggttgattttttttcacttccagcATCGAGTGGAAGTGgcgcgaatggaaaagcacttcacgcacgcacgaaatGGTTGCTCGGCCCGGTTCCATGCCCTTTCCGTCGGTGCTAGGGGTCGCGCGATCGGTAGAACTGTGGCAACGCTTAATTAGCTGTGGCGTACGTTTGAATTAGCATCGGATTTTTGGTTCAGGTTCACCCAACTCCTCGACTGCGAGTCATTGAAGCGAGGGTggctttgtttcgttcgcaTGCGTGCAGAACCGGTGGCGCAAACATTCATGCATGCCTGAGAAGCTCATTTGGCAAATCGATTGCCAAAAATGGTATTTTGCGTGGTTTGATAAGGCAGCCCCGACCAGCGATGGGTGGGCACAGTTTTTCTCATGCAAAGCAACGAATGCACTGTTTCGCATGCATTTTATCGGTGCAGTGAGGCGTTCACTAGCTAAGGTGTTCATTAGCGCACGGTGCGAAGTAATTGAGCGACATTCTAGCGAGCTAAAGCCGTGTTCAGGTGgcgtgttttcgatttttgtgtCACTCGGCCGATGGAATGACGAAACTCGCCAGCCAAGTTATGGaatgcgatcgatcgtgcacGCAGGAAGTAGATGGACACGATCTTGACCACGATAAATGGGTAAAATTAAGGGCGAGGGTTTGAAGGTAACGAGCTCAGCATGAAATGAGAAAACTCACCCGAGTTTCAGTTCATTAATTTCGAGCTCAGCGTGAAGCCTCGAGCACGGGAGCTACATGAGGACTATTTGTCGCCTTTCGATCAATTCGACAGTCCACGATCGCAGCGTTATGACAAATGTGAACTCATTAGCGATGCTGTGGATTAGCATTATCGATTTCATTTATCTCGCTTCGAATGGGTATAATAATTGGTGATTTATCTGTCTCGGCATTACGCAACGTTGCACGCGGGAGATGAATCCATTTGTTATGTCCAATCGCACGCGTTgcataaattgattaaatcatatattttttccgCCTATTATCATGCGTTTGTCGATGCT encodes:
- the LOC128727785 gene encoding uncharacterized protein LOC128727785; amino-acid sequence: MLRFVSAIAILAATAVQSAPVEPAQYAFVTKHHHVPEHHHMLEHVHHVPEPQLAVSYPVELLQDHHHYHQEEPQLVLSNDKYLGESHEYHHHEAPATSYSEGNDYSTLYGGKHGSHLYDNYQYGQHDSGYAKKYDEYNAYPKYSFEYGVDDPHTGDHKKQWEFRDGDVVKGGYMLKEADGTTRVVEYTSDDHNGFNAVVKKFGHAHHPEPVKQHNTYGYIGNYAGAYATGDHYSKGATSYAKVWKQH